Proteins encoded within one genomic window of Methanosarcinales archaeon:
- the cas6e gene encoding type I-E CRISPR-associated protein Cas6/Cse3/CasE encodes MYYSQCVLNSIKPVNPYLLHKIIWQLFPDQGDEKRSFLFRVENLGQNGVQHILLQSSDEPHPANGELVLLNTPKKVQFNGIINGASYRFLLRANPTKRIKDSGGKTTNQGKVRVPIIDEDEIIAWLSRQFESIADIKEVSLARQDLLYFRKDKGNQNHVGKIQTVTYSGILTVIEAKSLVNKMIEGIGPAKAFGCGLLTLAKI; translated from the coding sequence ATGTATTATAGTCAATGTGTGCTTAATTCTATAAAGCCAGTCAACCCATATTTGCTACATAAAATAATATGGCAATTATTTCCAGATCAAGGTGATGAAAAACGCTCATTTCTATTTCGAGTTGAAAATCTGGGACAAAACGGTGTGCAACATATATTGTTACAATCCAGTGATGAGCCACACCCAGCAAACGGCGAATTAGTGCTGTTAAATACGCCCAAAAAAGTTCAATTTAATGGCATTATAAATGGAGCAAGCTATAGATTCCTGTTACGTGCTAATCCAACTAAAAGAATCAAAGACTCCGGTGGAAAAACGACAAATCAAGGCAAAGTCAGAGTGCCTATTATTGATGAAGACGAAATTATTGCATGGCTTAGCCGACAGTTTGAGAGTATAGCAGATATTAAGGAAGTTTCTTTAGCTCGACAGGATTTACTATACTTCCGTAAAGATAAAGGAAATCAAAACCACGTCGGCAAAATTCAAACTGTCACCTATTCAGGTATTTTAACAGTTATTGAAGCGAAGTCATTGGTCAACAAAATGATTGAAGGTATTGGCCCCGCAAAAGCTTTCGGATGTGGATTATTAACACTTGCAAAAATCTAA